CTAATCAAATACTCGTCCAATTTTGCCAGCTGAGCCACTCCCGAAGCAGCCAACAGGTTACTCATCCGATAATTGTAACCAATTTCCTCATGGTGGTAGGCCAGCGAATCCTGATGCTTGGATTGCGTTGCCCATTTCAATCCTTTTTCATACGAAGCTTTATTTCCTAACAAGGCCCCACCTGCACTAGTGGTAATGATCTTATTTCCATTGAATGAGAATATTCCGAAATCACCAATGGCACCTGTATATTCTCCTGCAACCGTAGCTCCAAGAGATTCCGCCGCATCCTCGATCAGCACTACCCCATGTTCCCTACAAATTCTCCTAATTTCAATAATTTGGGCAGGCATTCCGTACAGATGAGTAAGAACCAATGCATGTAGCCGATGCTTGGAAAGGTAATCTTCCAATAAGGCAGGATCCAGATTCCACCCTTCCATCTCACTATCGATAAAAACAGGTACTCCTTGTTCGTACAAGACTACATTCGCAGAGGCACAAAACGTCAACGTACTAACTCCTACACGATCTCCCGGTTTCATATCAGAGAGCTTCAATGCCAGGTGCAATGCGCTCGTTCCGGAGTTGAGTGCCAAGGCTCGTTTTGTCTTAATTAGTGCCTCTAACTTTTGTTCAAATACTGTGATTTGCTCACCTACCGTGGATATCCACCCACTCTGAATCGCGTGAGTAATGTGTTCAATTTCCTGAACTCCGAACTCAGGTGGACTTAAATAGATTCTTGAGTTACTCACAGTAATACAATAGAATTCTGCTATGTCTAAGCGAAATTAAAGTGAAGTTTGAAAACAATTCTTCCTTCGGTTTGAAAGCAATGATTTTTTGAACATTTTAGTCCTTTATAGTTGTTTTCTTGTCTGACCCCCTTCGATGAAAGTATTTCGTTTCGCTTTCTTTCTGGCGATCACCATTGCCCTCATCCTTATTCTTAATAACCCGTTTCAAGGAAATCCTCCTCTTGGAAAATTACTCAACCCACATCAAGGGTTTTGGCAAAATGCTGAAAAAGAAGCCATTACCATCCCGGAAGAGTTGAATCTTCCCGGACTGAAGGAAGACGTTACGATTCGTTTCGATGAGCAGGTGATCCCACATATTTTCGCAAAAAACGACGAGGACTTGTTCTATGCGCAAGGCTATATCACGGCTTTTCATCGATTGTGGCAAATGGAATTTCAGTTGCTCTCTACAGCGGGACGACTGTCTGAAGTATTCGGGGATCGAGCACTGGATTATGATCGAGGAAAACGCAGAAGCGGCCTTACTTACGGAGCACAGCGCGGTTTAGAAGAACTTAAAAAAGATCCTGAGGCATTCCGAATGCTTCAAGCCTACACTAATGGTGTGAATGCCTATATCAGTGGATTATCCTATGCCGACCTTCCGATCGAATATAAATTTCTGGATTACGAACCGGAACCCTGGACTGTTTTTAAATGCGTGCTTTTGATGAAAGAAATGTCAGATCAGCTTTCCAGAGGCGAACGAGATTTGCAAAACACCAATGCGCTAAAGCTATGGGGGCAAGAAGTCTTTGATCTATTATATCCGGAAACCCACCCTGGACTGGATCCTGTTGTACCAGTTGGGACATCTTTTGATTTTGAACCCATTCTTGTCGACAAGCCCGATGTGACTTTCCCTCAAATTTTCACCCAACAAAAAATAGAAGAGCCCGATGAAAGAAATGGCAGTAACAGCTTTATCGTTAATGGGCAGAAAACAGCCGACGGGAGTGTTATTTTCACGAATGAACCCGACCTGGCTCTTAACCTACCCAGCATTTGGTACCTGGCTCATCTGAATAGTCCTTCCTATAACACCATCGGTGGGAGTTTACCTGGAGCACCAGGGATTGTCATCGGATTCAATGACTCCATTGCCTGGGGAGACACCAATGCTAAACGTGATCTGGTAGATTGGTACCACATCGAGTTTCGAGATGACCGAAGAGAGGAGTACCGATACGACAATAAATGGCTGAAAACACAGAAGATTGTTGAAGAGATCACTGTGAAAAATGGCCAGACGTTCTATGACACGATCGTCTATACGCATTACGGTCCAGTGACTTACGATCGTAATTTTCAGGTCAATTCTGAAAAGATCAATCTGGCTATGCGCTGGACTGCTCATGACGCCTCGAAAGACTTCAAAGCTTTCATGCTATTGAACAAGGCCAACAACTATGATGATTTTAAAGAGGCCTATAGCTACTATACCGGACCACCGCAAAACGTCTCTTTTGCCTCAGCTTCCGGAGATATTGCGATCCGCATCAGCGGCAAGTTCCCCGTAAAATGGGAAGGCCAGGGAAAATTCATCATGGACGGTCGTGATTCCCGACAGGAATGGAAAACTTTTATGCCTTATGAACACATTTATGAATCGTTCAACCCACCACGAAACTTCGTAAGCTCTGCGAATCAACACCCTGGAGATAGCACTTATCCCTATTACGATTATGATGCAACCTTTGAATACTATCGGAACCGGCGTATCAATGATCGCCTGAAAGTAATGACCAATATCACAGTGAAGGACATGATGGAACTCCAGCACGATAACTTTAATTACATCGCCTCTGAGATCTTACCATCGATGCTGGATAGCCTGAATAGAGATTCTTTATCCCTGAGTCAGTCTGACAAAGTATTATTTGAGCAGCTGAATACCTGGGATTACTTTAACCACCCAGACGAACAGGCACCGTCGGTATTTGAATTATGGTGGGACCACTTATACCCCATCGTTTGGGATGAATATGAGTCCCAGGAAGTAAGTCTGGCACGACCCAATTCGTATAACACAATCTATCTTCTGAAAAATAATCCTACATTTTCATTCATAGATATTCAATCCACCAACGTAATCGAAACCACTGGTGATCTTTATAGAAAAGCGTTCTATGAAGCTTCTCAGGCCTTGCAGGAATGGAAAACGGACAACTCTGAAGACTATGCATGGTATAAATTCAAGAATACGACCATTCAACATCTACTGCCTCCATTAACTCCTTTTTCTGTTTCGGGAGTACCAATAGGAGGCAATCATAATATAGTCAATGCGGCTAGTGGTCGTCACGGCCCTTCCTGGCGAATGGTTGTTCAATTAACTGAGAAAGGAACAAAAGGGTGGGGTGTTTATCCCGGAAGTCAAAGTGGTAACCCTGGCAACCCTGATTACGCTCATATGATCGATGATTGGGCTTCTGGCAATTATTACGAGTTGTTGTTTGAACCAGAAATTTCCGCTGATGACAAAAGGATCATCAAAAACATCAAACTTTCACCCGATTCAAGTGCCAATTAACTAAGAACCATGAAAATATTACTTCGAATCATTCTTATAGGACTTGTCGCGTATTTTGTTCCTTATGTCCTACCCTGGTGGACGCTTGCATTTTTTGCGATGATCATTGGCTTTGTGATTTCAGGTCATGCGCTAAATTCATTCAT
This DNA window, taken from Cytophagales bacterium, encodes the following:
- a CDS encoding DegT/DnrJ/EryC1/StrS family aminotransferase, producing MSNSRIYLSPPEFGVQEIEHITHAIQSGWISTVGEQITVFEQKLEALIKTKRALALNSGTSALHLALKLSDMKPGDRVGVSTLTFCASANVVLYEQGVPVFIDSEMEGWNLDPALLEDYLSKHRLHALVLTHLYGMPAQIIEIRRICREHGVVLIEDAAESLGATVAGEYTGAIGDFGIFSFNGNKIITTSAGGALLGNKASYEKGLKWATQSKHQDSLAYHHEEIGYNYRMSNLLAASGVAQLAKLDEYLIRKEKIHQFYKRHLPTSCFEFQQSWSPEVKSNFWLNGVQINASLRKEISPMNIIAQLEKSNIESRPFWKPMHLQPLYKQAERIGGEVSEVLFNSGFCLPSGVGLTDSDLDRIVTVIQELLVSRGLLE
- a CDS encoding penicillin acylase family protein — protein: MKVFRFAFFLAITIALILILNNPFQGNPPLGKLLNPHQGFWQNAEKEAITIPEELNLPGLKEDVTIRFDEQVIPHIFAKNDEDLFYAQGYITAFHRLWQMEFQLLSTAGRLSEVFGDRALDYDRGKRRSGLTYGAQRGLEELKKDPEAFRMLQAYTNGVNAYISGLSYADLPIEYKFLDYEPEPWTVFKCVLLMKEMSDQLSRGERDLQNTNALKLWGQEVFDLLYPETHPGLDPVVPVGTSFDFEPILVDKPDVTFPQIFTQQKIEEPDERNGSNSFIVNGQKTADGSVIFTNEPDLALNLPSIWYLAHLNSPSYNTIGGSLPGAPGIVIGFNDSIAWGDTNAKRDLVDWYHIEFRDDRREEYRYDNKWLKTQKIVEEITVKNGQTFYDTIVYTHYGPVTYDRNFQVNSEKINLAMRWTAHDASKDFKAFMLLNKANNYDDFKEAYSYYTGPPQNVSFASASGDIAIRISGKFPVKWEGQGKFIMDGRDSRQEWKTFMPYEHIYESFNPPRNFVSSANQHPGDSTYPYYDYDATFEYYRNRRINDRLKVMTNITVKDMMELQHDNFNYIASEILPSMLDSLNRDSLSLSQSDKVLFEQLNTWDYFNHPDEQAPSVFELWWDHLYPIVWDEYESQEVSLARPNSYNTIYLLKNNPTFSFIDIQSTNVIETTGDLYRKAFYEASQALQEWKTDNSEDYAWYKFKNTTIQHLLPPLTPFSVSGVPIGGNHNIVNAASGRHGPSWRMVVQLTEKGTKGWGVYPGSQSGNPGNPDYAHMIDDWASGNYYELLFEPEISADDKRIIKNIKLSPDSSAN